In one Pyxidicoccus xibeiensis genomic region, the following are encoded:
- a CDS encoding SBBP repeat-containing protein, which produces MRGNVARSLALAVLCMASGAQAAISKDIVAGDRRSAATVQSQNAYASYVSPADKVFHVSTGGSDSTGDGSAARPWHTVARSVRGLAPGSTVYIHAGTYDATQVDLASSSALDGTATAPITLRGAPGESQPVLKSNGSSPIFHLNRRYWILDGLELDGRYVRSHAVLFRSDHLTLRNSLVRDASLDALNVKAQHVLIQGNEIRNTFEHTAGSARGVACTTHTDCSAGSFCKPEYDTSNTLRRYCRERDDGHAIVVLSDSHSVLVKGNVIHDNTGDGLQCAGPLYGYTAGTRPADITMEDNDIFTSPAHQGVVEEATDIKDCDFITLRRERYHGFRAARRADGTLNGGGAAIFHFDAQGIRVEDSEISDSCMGLGLGNSASDPLANVVIARTRFHHFYTGEKGCGTNSTSGTALYVQKLTGGDFFHNTISQAGRTAMLVSAAGWTVRNVDFWNNIVSLSAPGSRWLVTDGAYLVDFESDGNLFSHADGSASHFTCSFSQGTKDLTGWRSSSCAIGGLTMRDPSSSVAAAAFTQEAAGDLTLQEASPAVDTAMNNTGATFCGGMPDKGAMERCASGGGTDGGTPPPASGELLWQQQLGTPADEYGYAVTADPNGGVYVTGYSTGALDFDNQGGRDAVVRHYTASGTRDWGRQLGAAGDDHAYGVAATASAVVIGGHASSGLGGEAYVGGTFDGFVAKYNTLGTREWVRMLGTAAEDSVRAAATDGTDFLVAGYTAGSLQATNAGLKDAFVAKYSAAGALLWVRMLGTSADDLAHGVAADSSGNVYVAGVTSGAMQGNASSGGQDVFVAKYSAQGTLTWVRQWGSAGSDVAQDVEVDSTGAIIVGGTTTGTLGSDNQGGTDAFVSRWTSAGVREWARQVGTAADESGYGVATDANGTVYLAGSSTGSLVTGYAGGYDGFLVRYGSDGTRGWTRHLGSAADEVVLGAASRAGNGVYLVGGTMGTLPGQSSLGGKDIILSRFAP; this is translated from the coding sequence ATGCGTGGGAATGTGGCGCGGAGTCTCGCGCTCGCGGTGCTCTGCATGGCTTCGGGGGCACAGGCGGCAATCAGCAAGGACATCGTCGCCGGAGACCGTCGCAGCGCGGCCACGGTGCAGTCCCAGAACGCCTATGCCAGCTACGTCTCGCCGGCGGACAAGGTGTTCCACGTCAGCACCGGCGGCAGTGACTCCACCGGTGACGGCAGCGCGGCGCGGCCCTGGCACACGGTGGCACGCTCGGTTCGCGGGCTGGCCCCCGGTTCCACCGTGTACATCCACGCGGGCACCTATGACGCCACGCAGGTGGACCTGGCGTCCAGCTCGGCCCTCGACGGCACGGCGACCGCGCCCATCACCCTTCGGGGCGCGCCCGGCGAGTCCCAGCCGGTGCTGAAGAGCAATGGCTCGTCCCCCATCTTCCACCTCAACCGGCGGTACTGGATCCTGGATGGGCTGGAGCTGGATGGCCGCTATGTGCGCTCGCACGCAGTGCTCTTCCGCTCGGACCACCTGACGCTGCGCAACAGCCTGGTGCGCGACGCGTCGCTGGACGCGCTCAACGTGAAGGCCCAGCACGTCCTCATCCAGGGCAACGAGATTCGCAACACCTTCGAGCACACCGCGGGCAGCGCCCGGGGTGTCGCCTGCACCACGCACACGGACTGCTCCGCCGGCAGCTTCTGCAAGCCCGAGTACGACACGTCCAACACCCTGCGCCGCTACTGCCGCGAGCGTGACGACGGCCACGCCATCGTCGTCCTGTCCGACTCGCACTCCGTGCTGGTGAAGGGCAACGTCATCCACGACAACACGGGTGACGGCCTCCAGTGCGCCGGCCCGCTGTACGGCTACACCGCCGGCACGCGGCCCGCGGACATCACCATGGAGGACAACGACATCTTCACTAGCCCCGCGCACCAGGGCGTCGTGGAGGAGGCCACGGACATCAAGGACTGTGACTTCATCACCCTGCGCCGCGAGCGCTACCACGGCTTCCGCGCCGCCCGGCGCGCGGACGGCACGCTCAACGGAGGCGGGGCCGCCATCTTCCACTTCGATGCCCAGGGCATCCGCGTGGAGGACTCGGAGATCTCCGACTCCTGCATGGGCCTGGGCCTGGGCAACAGCGCCAGCGACCCGCTGGCCAACGTCGTCATCGCCCGCACCCGCTTCCACCACTTCTACACGGGCGAGAAGGGCTGCGGCACCAACAGCACCTCGGGCACGGCGCTCTACGTGCAGAAGCTCACTGGCGGCGACTTCTTCCACAACACCATCTCCCAGGCGGGCCGCACGGCGATGCTCGTCTCGGCCGCCGGGTGGACGGTGCGCAACGTGGACTTCTGGAACAACATCGTCTCGCTGTCGGCGCCCGGCTCGCGTTGGCTGGTGACGGATGGCGCCTACCTCGTGGACTTCGAGTCGGACGGCAACCTCTTCTCCCACGCGGACGGCTCCGCTTCGCACTTCACCTGCAGCTTCAGCCAGGGCACGAAGGACCTGACCGGCTGGCGCAGCAGCTCCTGCGCCATCGGCGGCCTGACGATGCGCGACCCCTCCAGCTCGGTGGCGGCCGCGGCCTTCACGCAGGAGGCGGCCGGTGACCTGACGCTGCAGGAGGCCTCCCCAGCGGTGGACACCGCGATGAACAACACGGGCGCCACGTTCTGCGGCGGCATGCCGGACAAGGGCGCCATGGAGCGCTGCGCCTCGGGAGGTGGGACGGACGGTGGCACCCCGCCTCCGGCGAGCGGTGAGCTGCTCTGGCAGCAGCAGCTGGGCACGCCCGCGGACGAGTACGGCTACGCGGTGACGGCGGACCCGAACGGCGGCGTCTACGTGACGGGGTACTCGACGGGCGCGCTCGACTTCGACAACCAGGGCGGCCGGGATGCGGTGGTGCGGCACTACACCGCGTCGGGGACGCGGGACTGGGGCCGGCAGCTGGGCGCCGCGGGCGACGACCACGCCTACGGTGTGGCGGCGACGGCCTCGGCGGTCGTCATCGGTGGCCACGCCAGCAGCGGCCTGGGAGGTGAGGCGTACGTGGGCGGCACCTTCGACGGCTTCGTCGCGAAGTACAACACCCTCGGGACGCGCGAGTGGGTGCGCATGCTGGGCACGGCCGCCGAGGACTCGGTGCGGGCGGCCGCCACGGACGGCACGGACTTCCTCGTCGCGGGCTACACGGCCGGGTCGCTCCAGGCCACCAACGCCGGGCTGAAGGATGCCTTCGTCGCGAAGTACAGCGCCGCGGGCGCGCTGCTGTGGGTGCGCATGCTGGGGACGTCCGCGGACGACCTGGCCCACGGCGTGGCCGCGGACTCCAGTGGCAACGTGTACGTGGCCGGCGTCACCAGCGGCGCGATGCAGGGCAATGCCTCCAGCGGTGGACAGGACGTCTTCGTCGCGAAGTACAGCGCCCAGGGCACGCTGACGTGGGTGCGCCAGTGGGGCAGCGCCGGGAGCGACGTCGCGCAGGACGTGGAGGTGGACAGCACGGGCGCCATCATCGTGGGTGGGACGACGACCGGCACGCTGGGGTCCGACAACCAGGGCGGCACGGATGCATTCGTGTCGCGCTGGACGAGCGCGGGCGTCCGCGAGTGGGCCCGCCAGGTCGGCACCGCCGCGGATGAGTCCGGCTACGGCGTGGCCACGGATGCCAACGGCACCGTGTACCTGGCAGGCTCGAGCACCGGCTCGCTCGTCACCGGCTATGCGGGCGGCTACGACGGCTTCCTCGTCCGCTACGGCAGCGATGGCACCCGCGGCTGGACACGGCACCTGGGCTCCGCCGCGGACGAGGTGGTCCTGGGCGCGGCGTCACGTGCTGGAAACGGCGTGTACCTCGTGGGCGGTACCATGGGCACCCTGCCCGGCCAGTCGAGCCTGGGCGGCAAGGACATCATCCTGTCCCGCTTCGCCCCGTGA
- a CDS encoding WG repeat-containing protein, which produces MQRFILSSLLVTALCAGCGPSAESVIDRHRVPSREKLDRLRALVEAKDSCNQLPVAPATPLVFADEDEAPEKRARVNAIAVHAEDYEADRAPGREVPFRIMTTPRVISDVEKLLDAGSLADGKKPSGREARTVFESLDRLRYVALIFGSTAEPVSVEVPRAVLPGGATGEGATAKANAPGSFRAYVCVMDLETRQAVAYLPRLKAASLGVLSAADEARGPELLARAARFELFLRLQEKLKGTTAPCLRARRGGSTIDLCKPGEPADLPLLRVTSHGCDMSGNECMQYVDTTGRLVLAGPYTLATEFSEGLALTGRQGRCALIDRTGKERCQLECTDVRDATEGLFRVQAADESWRYVDTQCKAVLGPFRDAEPFRGGLANVRFAEGRHRVINKQGTPVLVTRVNRIWPFRHGFARAWEHTAEGVFSFITPDGVPAFGGRHFRAAEDFSEGLAYVEEGERKGYIDTTGQLVVALDAAVSGAGPFRQGLARLHRGTAETQYVDKTGKVVFTLEGNHTGDFSEGLVPLCRPAEDGTPDCRHGVVDLTGQRMGMPVEGALGRFSEGLATHTVVRDEQRRIGYVDRAFATVIEPAFKDAREFTEGLAAVQTHEGWGFIDKKGEWVIPARYSSASSFLGGFACVMEDSSGAFLIDAKGQRRPALPKGWACGEGFSEGRTVLHPVGLGYGLLMIDTTGKQVMAFSADPPVMAGERRLIMKAGNEYGLADEKGKLVTPVAYDKAEPFHEGAAVVMDGRGAFFISPEGKPLTGKRYVTTPGYSEGLAPVARGKWVEYAQRLSIVDSQGREQSSRAMPTQRFCDCKYAFIDKQGKETTPYHFTFAEPFMQGLAAVSFGSCTLDRVPEHPGFQWVNCPKRYGYVGTDGRLVIAPAFESFAPDAFKDGVAREGHRLFDREGNQVWGDPDW; this is translated from the coding sequence ATGCAGCGCTTCATCCTGAGTTCGCTCCTCGTCACCGCCCTGTGCGCGGGCTGTGGCCCGAGCGCCGAGTCCGTCATCGACAGGCACCGTGTTCCCTCGCGCGAGAAGCTCGACCGCCTGCGCGCTCTCGTCGAGGCGAAGGACTCGTGCAACCAGTTGCCCGTTGCTCCGGCGACCCCGCTCGTGTTCGCCGACGAGGACGAGGCCCCCGAGAAGCGTGCGCGGGTGAATGCCATCGCCGTTCATGCGGAGGACTACGAGGCCGACCGCGCCCCGGGGCGTGAGGTGCCTTTCAGGATCATGACGACCCCTCGGGTCATCTCGGACGTCGAGAAGCTGCTGGACGCGGGCAGCCTGGCTGACGGGAAGAAGCCGAGCGGGCGCGAGGCCCGGACCGTCTTCGAGTCGTTGGACCGGTTGCGCTACGTGGCCCTCATTTTCGGCAGCACTGCCGAGCCGGTGTCCGTGGAGGTGCCCCGCGCGGTCCTTCCGGGGGGCGCGACGGGGGAGGGCGCCACGGCGAAGGCGAACGCTCCCGGCTCCTTCCGTGCCTACGTCTGCGTCATGGACCTGGAGACCCGGCAGGCCGTCGCGTATCTGCCCAGGCTCAAGGCCGCCAGCCTGGGCGTCCTCTCCGCGGCGGACGAAGCACGGGGGCCCGAGCTGCTCGCCAGGGCCGCCCGCTTCGAGCTGTTCCTGCGCCTTCAAGAGAAGCTGAAGGGCACCACGGCTCCCTGTCTGCGTGCCCGGAGGGGCGGGAGCACCATCGACCTGTGCAAGCCCGGGGAGCCGGCGGACCTGCCGCTCCTCCGCGTGACCAGCCACGGCTGTGACATGTCCGGGAACGAGTGCATGCAGTACGTCGACACGACGGGTCGGCTCGTCCTCGCGGGCCCCTATACGCTGGCGACGGAGTTCTCCGAGGGGCTCGCGCTCACCGGGCGGCAGGGCCGCTGCGCCCTCATCGACCGGACGGGGAAGGAGCGCTGCCAGCTCGAGTGCACGGACGTCCGCGATGCCACGGAGGGGCTCTTCCGGGTGCAGGCGGCCGACGAGAGCTGGCGCTACGTCGACACGCAGTGCAAGGCGGTCCTCGGGCCGTTCCGCGACGCCGAGCCCTTCCGCGGTGGCCTGGCGAACGTGCGCTTCGCGGAGGGTCGCCATCGGGTCATCAACAAGCAGGGCACTCCCGTCCTGGTCACCCGGGTGAACAGGATCTGGCCCTTCCGCCATGGGTTCGCCCGCGCCTGGGAGCACACGGCGGAAGGCGTGTTCAGCTTCATCACTCCAGACGGGGTCCCCGCGTTCGGGGGCCGCCATTTCCGGGCCGCGGAGGACTTCTCGGAGGGCCTGGCGTACGTCGAGGAGGGCGAGCGCAAGGGCTACATCGACACGACGGGCCAGCTCGTGGTGGCCCTGGACGCGGCCGTCTCGGGGGCCGGGCCGTTCCGGCAGGGGCTCGCGCGCCTCCACCGGGGGACGGCGGAAACGCAGTACGTCGACAAGACGGGGAAGGTCGTCTTCACCCTCGAGGGAAACCATACCGGCGATTTCTCGGAGGGGCTGGTGCCGCTCTGCCGCCCGGCCGAGGACGGAACGCCTGACTGTCGTCACGGCGTGGTGGACCTCACGGGCCAGCGCATGGGCATGCCGGTCGAGGGGGCCCTGGGCCGGTTCTCGGAAGGGCTCGCCACGCACACGGTGGTGCGGGACGAGCAGCGGCGCATCGGCTACGTCGACCGCGCCTTCGCGACGGTCATCGAGCCGGCGTTCAAGGACGCCAGGGAGTTCACCGAGGGCCTGGCGGCCGTCCAGACGCACGAGGGCTGGGGCTTCATCGACAAGAAGGGCGAGTGGGTCATCCCCGCGCGCTACAGCAGTGCCAGCTCCTTCCTGGGCGGCTTCGCCTGCGTCATGGAGGACAGCAGCGGGGCCTTCCTCATCGACGCCAAGGGCCAGCGGCGGCCCGCGCTTCCCAAGGGCTGGGCCTGTGGGGAGGGCTTCTCCGAAGGCAGGACCGTCCTCCACCCCGTGGGGCTGGGCTACGGGTTGCTGATGATCGACACGACGGGGAAGCAGGTGATGGCCTTCAGCGCCGACCCGCCCGTCATGGCGGGGGAGCGGCGGCTGATCATGAAGGCGGGGAACGAGTACGGCCTTGCCGACGAGAAGGGGAAGCTCGTCACCCCCGTGGCCTACGACAAGGCGGAGCCGTTCCATGAGGGAGCGGCCGTCGTCATGGATGGGCGCGGGGCCTTCTTCATCAGTCCTGAGGGAAAGCCGCTCACCGGCAAGCGCTACGTCACCACGCCTGGCTACTCGGAGGGGCTTGCTCCGGTCGCGCGGGGAAAGTGGGTCGAGTACGCGCAACGCCTCAGCATCGTCGACTCCCAGGGACGGGAGCAGTCGTCCCGCGCCATGCCCACTCAGCGCTTCTGCGATTGCAAGTATGCGTTCATCGACAAGCAGGGCAAGGAGACGACGCCTTACCACTTCACCTTCGCGGAGCCCTTCATGCAGGGGCTCGCGGCGGTCTCATTCGGGAGCTGTACCCTGGACCGGGTGCCCGAGCATCCTGGCTTCCAGTGGGTGAACTGTCCCAAGCGGTATGGCTACGTCGGCACCGACGGGCGCCTCGTCATTGCCCCCGCCTTCGAGTCCTTCGCTCCCGATGCTTTCAAAGATGGCGTCGCGCGCGAGGGACACAGGTTGTTCGACCGCGAGGGCAATCAGGTGTGGGGCGATCCGGACTGGTGA
- a CDS encoding amidohydrolase family protein: protein MKQFVVLFCLATAGCATTQRPAAAERWLLTGARLYVAPDAPPLDNAWVVVSGGKIEAVGSASEAPPTGLRRADACSGGVIMAGFQNSHVHFTDPAFAGAAGRSREELQSPLSQLTTRFGFTTVVDTGSEPANTAALRQRIERGELQGPAILTVGAPLYPENGIPFYLRDLPPALLQQLAQPATADEARAIVRSSFENGANGSKVFVATPQGRGKIRRMSADVASAVVAETHRLGGLVMAHPTDPEGVSAAVQAGVDIIVHTTIDPPKSTWSAELVGQLVARNVSVVPTLQLWGYELAKATVPTDVRERIVADAQRQLAAFSSAGGQVLFGTDAGYMTDLDPTQEYVLMEQAGLTPMQLLASLTTAPASRWSAAERRGRVKPGFDADLVVLAGDPATDVRRFTDVKCTIRAGKELFVRSP, encoded by the coding sequence ATGAAGCAGTTCGTAGTCCTTTTCTGTCTGGCCACTGCGGGCTGTGCCACGACCCAGCGGCCGGCTGCCGCCGAGCGCTGGCTTCTGACGGGCGCGCGGCTCTATGTGGCTCCCGACGCGCCGCCCCTGGACAACGCCTGGGTGGTCGTGAGCGGCGGGAAGATTGAAGCCGTCGGTTCCGCGTCGGAGGCTCCGCCGACCGGGCTCCGCCGTGCGGATGCCTGCAGCGGCGGCGTCATCATGGCCGGCTTCCAGAACAGTCACGTTCACTTCACGGACCCTGCATTCGCCGGGGCCGCCGGCCGGTCGCGCGAGGAGCTCCAGTCCCCCCTGAGCCAGCTGACCACGCGCTTCGGCTTCACGACGGTCGTCGATACCGGGTCCGAACCCGCGAACACCGCGGCCCTCCGCCAGCGCATCGAGCGTGGCGAGCTGCAGGGGCCGGCCATCCTCACCGTCGGAGCCCCGCTGTATCCGGAGAACGGCATTCCGTTCTACCTGCGCGATCTGCCGCCCGCGCTGCTGCAGCAGCTTGCGCAACCCGCGACGGCGGACGAGGCCCGTGCCATCGTCCGCTCGAGCTTCGAGAACGGCGCGAACGGAAGCAAGGTGTTCGTCGCCACGCCGCAGGGGCGTGGTAAAATCCGGCGCATGTCCGCGGACGTCGCGAGCGCCGTGGTGGCCGAGACCCACCGGTTGGGGGGCCTCGTGATGGCACACCCCACCGATCCCGAGGGTGTGAGCGCCGCCGTGCAGGCCGGTGTCGACATCATCGTGCACACGACCATCGATCCGCCGAAGTCCACGTGGAGCGCCGAGCTCGTCGGCCAGCTGGTCGCGCGCAACGTCTCCGTGGTCCCGACGCTGCAGCTCTGGGGATACGAGCTCGCCAAGGCAACCGTTCCTACCGACGTGCGCGAGCGCATCGTAGCGGACGCCCAACGGCAGCTCGCGGCGTTCTCGAGCGCCGGGGGGCAGGTGTTGTTCGGCACGGATGCCGGGTACATGACCGACCTCGATCCGACGCAGGAATACGTCCTCATGGAGCAAGCCGGCCTGACGCCGATGCAGCTCCTCGCGTCACTGACCACCGCCCCCGCGTCGCGCTGGAGCGCCGCCGAGCGCCGGGGCCGCGTCAAGCCGGGCTTCGACGCCGACCTCGTGGTGCTGGCCGGCGATCCCGCCACGGATGTCCGGCGGTTCACCGACGTGAAGTGCACGATTCGAGCGGGCAAGGAGCTCTTCGTCCGTTCGCCGTGA
- a CDS encoding LysR family transcriptional regulator, with protein MEAFVRVVESGTFTKAADALGRPKAAVTRLIQQLEAQLRVKLLHRTTRRVTVTPEGMTYYQQALRLLGEVRELEATLAQTRSGPRGRLRVESSGTISRLLLVPALPSFYARYPQMHIELGVTDRPVDLLAENVDCAIRGGGVKDDSLVARHLGDLCYLACASPRYLERHGVPRHPKELAGASHAVVSYFSSLSGKELPFVFLRDGQRLEVLGRSQLTLNETNAYLAAGLAGLGVMIAPRFVLEPHLAQGELVPVLEGWQPEPRPLFLVYPPSRQPGVGLRVFIDWTMELFASRPSLWRRDG; from the coding sequence ATGGAAGCCTTCGTCCGCGTGGTGGAGAGCGGCACCTTCACCAAGGCGGCCGACGCGCTGGGCCGCCCGAAGGCGGCGGTGACCCGGCTGATTCAACAACTCGAGGCACAGCTGCGCGTGAAGCTGCTGCACCGCACCACGCGCCGCGTGACGGTCACCCCGGAGGGCATGACCTACTACCAGCAGGCCTTGCGCCTGCTGGGAGAGGTGCGAGAGCTGGAGGCCACGCTGGCCCAGACGCGGAGCGGCCCCCGGGGGCGCCTGCGGGTGGAGTCGAGTGGGACGATTTCCCGGCTGCTTCTCGTCCCCGCGCTGCCGTCGTTCTACGCGCGCTACCCACAGATGCACATCGAGCTGGGGGTGACCGACCGCCCCGTGGACCTCCTCGCGGAGAACGTCGACTGCGCCATTCGCGGAGGCGGCGTGAAGGACGACTCCCTGGTGGCACGGCACCTCGGTGACCTCTGCTATCTGGCGTGCGCGTCGCCGCGGTACCTCGAGCGTCACGGAGTGCCACGCCACCCGAAGGAACTGGCAGGCGCGTCGCACGCGGTGGTCAGCTACTTCTCGTCGCTGAGTGGCAAGGAGCTCCCCTTCGTCTTCCTCCGCGATGGCCAGCGGCTCGAGGTCCTGGGCCGCAGCCAGCTCACGCTCAACGAAACCAACGCGTACCTGGCCGCCGGGCTCGCGGGCCTGGGCGTCATGATTGCCCCTCGCTTCGTGTTGGAGCCGCACCTGGCCCAGGGCGAGCTGGTGCCAGTGCTGGAGGGATGGCAGCCCGAACCCCGTCCCCTGTTCCTGGTCTACCCGCCCTCGCGGCAGCCAGGCGTCGGGTTGCGGGTCTTCATCGACTGGACGATGGAGCTGTTCGCGAGTCGGCCGAGCCTGTGGCGTCGTGACGGGTAG
- a CDS encoding MBL fold metallo-hydrolase, translating to MKRPLPRGVFLAVSRALTLLVLAVAPLLPSAVQAAAPQVRTQAPGFYRMMLGDFEITALSDGTVPQTVSEVATHTTPERVEELLARDHLEDPVELSINAFLINTGTALVLVDTGVGGFFGPDVGGRLQQSLRDAGYQPEQIDVVLLTHIHSDHSGGLMSGARRAFPNAILQVHSREADFWLGREHKARGEVDPKYFEEARAMVAPYQGAGKLKTFGNGDAIVQGIRAMPTPGHTPGHSAYLVESRGQRLVLWGDLMHFGSVQLREPAVTVAYDVDARAAAAQRARVFADAAGRGDLIGLAHMPFPGLGRLGAEGRHYRWIPANYSSGQRWQDAKGRAE from the coding sequence ATGAAAAGACCTCTTCCCCGCGGTGTCTTCCTCGCTGTCTCGCGCGCCCTCACCCTGCTGGTGCTGGCCGTCGCTCCACTGCTTCCGTCCGCCGTCCAGGCGGCCGCGCCCCAGGTGCGAACCCAGGCACCTGGCTTCTACCGGATGATGCTCGGCGACTTCGAGATCACCGCGCTGTCCGACGGCACCGTCCCCCAGACCGTGAGCGAGGTGGCGACGCACACGACGCCGGAGCGGGTCGAGGAGCTGCTCGCGCGAGACCACCTCGAGGATCCGGTCGAGCTGTCCATCAACGCGTTCCTCATCAACACCGGCACGGCGCTGGTGCTCGTCGACACGGGCGTGGGAGGCTTCTTCGGCCCCGACGTGGGCGGCCGGCTCCAGCAGAGCCTCCGGGACGCGGGCTACCAGCCCGAGCAGATCGACGTGGTGCTGCTCACGCACATCCATAGCGACCACTCCGGTGGGCTCATGTCCGGCGCGCGCCGGGCGTTCCCCAACGCCATTCTCCAGGTGCACTCGCGCGAGGCGGACTTCTGGCTGGGGCGCGAGCACAAGGCGAGGGGAGAGGTGGACCCGAAGTACTTCGAGGAGGCGCGGGCCATGGTGGCGCCGTACCAGGGCGCGGGGAAGCTGAAGACGTTCGGAAACGGGGACGCCATCGTCCAGGGCATCCGGGCCATGCCGACCCCGGGGCATACGCCGGGCCACAGCGCCTACCTCGTCGAGAGCCGGGGGCAGCGGCTGGTCCTGTGGGGCGACCTCATGCACTTCGGCTCGGTGCAGCTGCGCGAGCCCGCGGTGACGGTCGCCTACGACGTCGATGCCCGTGCGGCGGCGGCCCAGCGCGCCCGGGTGTTCGCGGACGCAGCGGGGCGGGGTGACTTGATCGGCCTGGCGCACATGCCTTTTCCCGGACTGGGCCGGCTCGGCGCGGAGGGGAGGCACTACCGATGGATTCCCGCCAACTACAGCTCGGGCCAGCGTTGGCAGGACGCGAAGGGCAGGGCGGAGTGA